A genomic region of Mesobacillus jeotgali contains the following coding sequences:
- a CDS encoding GntR family transcriptional regulator, with the protein MTKKSEFLYPQKWLSKASTGDRVASELRMQIISGLVESGAILSENKLAADFNVSRSPIREALKILASENLIRLERMGAVVIGLTEKDIEEIYDVRLLIESFVFERLIKIDTTDLVVELSKILEMMKIAIKYKDADEFSLQDVLFHETIIRAINHSYIKMIWDNTKPVMEAFILLSMRARIEEKYEDFNRILENHELYIEAIKTKNRELMIKSLHQNFDDVQGKVDDLWISQQTLSKGVEKSD; encoded by the coding sequence ATGACGAAAAAAAGCGAATTTCTTTATCCCCAAAAATGGCTTTCTAAGGCCTCAACTGGAGACCGTGTCGCGAGTGAGCTGCGAATGCAAATCATTTCTGGACTGGTTGAAAGCGGTGCCATCCTATCTGAAAATAAACTGGCTGCTGATTTTAACGTAAGCCGCTCACCCATTCGTGAAGCTCTTAAAATTCTTGCATCAGAGAATTTGATTCGCCTGGAAAGAATGGGCGCTGTGGTCATCGGCCTGACTGAAAAAGATATCGAAGAGATTTACGATGTACGTTTATTGATTGAATCATTTGTTTTTGAACGACTTATTAAAATAGATACAACTGATTTGGTAGTTGAACTGAGCAAGATTCTCGAAATGATGAAAATCGCCATCAAGTACAAGGATGCCGACGAGTTTAGCCTCCAGGATGTACTTTTTCATGAAACGATCATCCGGGCCATCAACCATTCCTACATCAAGATGATCTGGGATAACACGAAGCCTGTAATGGAAGCTTTCATCCTGTTATCGATGAGGGCAAGAATCGAAGAAAAATACGAAGATTTCAACCGAATCCTCGAAAATCACGAGCTTTATATTGAAGCCATCAAAACAAAGAATCGCGAACTGATGATTAAATCCTTACACCAAAATTTTGATGATGTTCAAGGTAAAGTTGACGACCTTTGGATATCGCAGCAAACGCTTTCCAAGGGAGTGGAGAAAAGTGACTGA
- a CDS encoding nuclease-related domain-containing protein, with protein MILKERTKPEELVILEALNARMELSEKDAQNLRTLEKGYEGEVQFDHWFTNYRAECLIINDLLLEVNGTLFQIDSLVITQDRLHLFEVKNLEGDYYLDGDKFKTIAGNETKNPLHQLNRAEALLKQLLKNLGFYIPLEPHLVFINPEFALLQAPLKSPITLPNQLNRFMDKMNRTSSKLTSKHTKLGEALLSLHITKSPYSRTPSYDFGMLRKGVICEVCGEFLESFGQKRVLCGHCDTWESIDSLVIQSLESFQFLFPDQKITTTTIYDWTNGDLPKKSIRRVLKSKLSIR; from the coding sequence ATGATATTAAAAGAACGAACCAAACCAGAAGAATTAGTAATCCTGGAAGCCCTTAATGCCCGGATGGAACTGTCAGAGAAAGATGCGCAAAACCTGCGAACGCTTGAGAAAGGCTATGAAGGAGAGGTACAATTCGACCATTGGTTTACCAACTATAGAGCCGAATGCCTCATTATCAACGACCTGCTCCTCGAAGTGAATGGCACCCTTTTTCAAATCGATTCTTTAGTAATCACACAGGACCGTCTCCACCTTTTTGAAGTGAAAAATCTAGAAGGTGACTATTATCTAGATGGAGATAAATTCAAAACAATTGCTGGCAACGAAACCAAAAATCCCCTCCATCAACTAAACCGCGCCGAAGCACTGTTGAAACAACTGCTAAAGAATCTGGGCTTCTACATCCCTCTCGAGCCTCACCTCGTGTTCATCAACCCTGAATTCGCCCTTCTGCAAGCACCATTAAAATCACCCATTACTTTGCCAAACCAACTCAACCGCTTTATGGATAAAATGAATAGGACCTCTTCAAAATTAACGAGCAAACATACCAAGCTGGGGGAAGCTCTATTGTCATTGCATATTACGAAATCACCATATTCAAGAACACCAAGCTATGATTTTGGAATGTTGAGGAAAGGGGTTATTTGTGAGGTTTGCGGTGAGTTTTTGGAGAGTTTTGGACAAAAGAGGGTCTTATGCGGGCATTGCGACACATGGGAATCGATTGATTCACTTGTTATACAATCGTTAGAAAGTTTCCAATTTCTTTTTCCTGATCAAAAAATAACCACAACGACCATTTATGATTGGACCAATGGTGACCTGCCAAAGAAATCTATTAGAAGGGTTTTAAAAAGCAAACTTTCCATCAGATGA
- a CDS encoding amidohydrolase, translating into MRTIYKNGTIYTFNSRNPIVQAVVIENGRFIDMGTTEDMVLHWGGQAQTIDLEGKTATPGLIDSHLHLSIMADSFINLDFVGITTKHEMLAKIKEKASQLEPGEWIVGSSWDENLFTDGRIPTITELDYVAPANPLFLTRTCLHATLVNSKALEVSGYHPAITVPEGGTIVLDEITKQPTGLFLESAANLVRSHIPERSYDDWKKAMRQTMHFAMSKGLTSVHTNDPLYLGGLEKTWDLFNELLNGEQLGLRSNLLINHEFLPNLKDAGMYTGYGNDTLQIGAVKIFADGAFGRRTALLSEPYSDAPGHYGDAMYDQEQLYEIVKGARELDMPIAVHTIGDQALENVLDVLDQFPAAAYRDRLIHAQVLREELIPRIKAPSRIADIQPRFIASDFPWVQERLGAERIKLSYAWKTLMEAGVICAGGSDSPVEPVDPILGIHAAVTRKKPGETHYGYVPEQKLSMVDAFRLFTELGAYPTNEETLKGTIARGKFADMTVYSANPFEMEEPDELLTMKIEMTIIGGEIKYRRHS; encoded by the coding sequence GTGAGAACCATCTACAAAAATGGAACCATCTATACATTCAATTCCCGGAATCCAATTGTACAAGCAGTGGTCATCGAAAATGGCCGTTTTATCGATATGGGAACTACCGAGGACATGGTACTGCACTGGGGCGGTCAGGCACAAACCATTGATCTGGAAGGGAAAACGGCAACGCCTGGCCTCATCGACAGCCATCTTCATCTGTCCATCATGGCAGATAGTTTTATTAATCTAGATTTTGTAGGAATCACGACCAAACATGAGATGCTGGCAAAAATAAAGGAAAAAGCCAGTCAGCTTGAGCCCGGTGAATGGATTGTCGGCAGCAGCTGGGATGAGAATCTTTTTACAGACGGACGAATTCCAACGATTACAGAGCTGGATTATGTGGCGCCAGCCAACCCGTTATTTTTAACAAGGACGTGCTTGCATGCAACTCTCGTGAATAGCAAGGCGTTGGAGGTGAGCGGCTATCACCCGGCAATCACAGTGCCAGAAGGCGGCACCATCGTACTCGATGAAATCACGAAGCAGCCGACCGGACTGTTCCTCGAGTCAGCGGCGAATCTGGTCAGGTCCCACATCCCGGAGCGTTCATACGACGACTGGAAAAAAGCGATGCGCCAGACGATGCATTTTGCGATGAGCAAAGGGCTGACAAGTGTGCATACGAATGATCCGCTGTATCTTGGCGGGCTTGAAAAAACGTGGGATCTATTCAATGAACTTTTAAATGGAGAGCAGCTCGGCTTGCGAAGCAATCTCTTGATTAATCATGAGTTTTTACCAAACCTAAAAGATGCGGGAATGTACACTGGTTATGGCAATGACACGCTGCAAATCGGTGCGGTGAAAATTTTTGCCGATGGGGCGTTTGGACGGAGAACGGCTCTGTTGTCGGAACCATATAGTGATGCGCCAGGTCATTATGGCGATGCGATGTACGACCAGGAGCAGCTCTATGAAATCGTAAAAGGGGCACGCGAACTGGACATGCCGATTGCTGTCCACACGATTGGCGACCAGGCACTGGAAAATGTCCTGGACGTATTGGACCAGTTCCCGGCTGCAGCTTATCGCGACCGGTTGATTCATGCGCAGGTTTTACGGGAGGAACTGATCCCTCGAATAAAAGCGCCAAGCAGGATTGCCGATATCCAGCCGCGCTTTATTGCGAGTGACTTCCCATGGGTTCAGGAGCGCCTTGGCGCAGAGCGAATCAAGCTGTCGTATGCCTGGAAAACCTTAATGGAAGCTGGTGTCATTTGTGCTGGTGGCTCGGATTCCCCGGTGGAACCTGTCGATCCAATTCTCGGAATCCATGCCGCAGTCACTCGGAAAAAACCAGGTGAAACCCATTACGGTTATGTGCCAGAGCAGAAGTTGTCGATGGTCGATGCGTTCCGCTTGTTCACAGAGCTCGGTGCTTATCCAACGAACGAAGAGACGCTTAAAGGAACGATCGCCCGCGGAAAATTTGCGGATATGACCGTTTACTCAGCCAATCCATTCGAAATGGAAGAACCTGATGAACTTTTAACGATGAAAATCGAAATGACGATCATTGGCGGGGAAATCAAATATCGCAGGCACTCTTAA
- a CDS encoding methyl-accepting chemotaxis protein, protein MKSKKKFAKPQMRFTKPQMRFSVRAKLLTGFFSVLTLLALVAIITNFQFNKMNSQYSTSIDDRMEKLNLIVEMKDAIMREQLALQKYMANGDGESLIEFEGAVEDFKKSSEKYLSSEESAEGKKVGENLVSAEAQYYEMASEAFLLIRDEQMVKVRLLMQEKGNPLIFSLNSAAEDAIEYQQDALESTSETLSGNVQKVAMLIIILSAAAFVMGIAIALQISRMISKPVQLVSQAAKQVAQGNLAVEKMNVKNKDEIGELAGAFNEMTTNLRELIFKVSSTSEQVAASAEEMMASTEQTNSATHQVATAIQEVAGGAELQSKNTEESAKAVGEMSGGIQRVAETTSTVAESAAETAKQAQVGQESLEKVIEKMKSINDTTSETNGVIKDLDRKSAEIGKIIEVITGIADQTNLLALNAAIEAARAGEHGKGFAVVADEVRKLAELSRQSASQISGLIEVIQKETHQVVEMMNKGTVEISEGSLLVEDTGRTFEEILKSIENVSEEIQEVSAISEEMSASVQQVNASIDEVTKIARDSVASTAEIASATEEQLASMEEVASSSASLASLAENLREMVAKFKI, encoded by the coding sequence ATGAAATCCAAGAAAAAATTCGCAAAACCACAGATGAGATTCACAAAACCACAGATGAGATTTAGTGTTCGTGCAAAACTATTGACCGGTTTTTTCTCGGTTTTAACTTTGTTGGCACTCGTGGCAATCATCACAAACTTTCAGTTTAACAAGATGAACAGCCAGTATTCTACATCCATTGATGACCGGATGGAAAAGCTGAATCTGATTGTTGAGATGAAGGATGCCATCATGAGGGAGCAATTGGCACTTCAAAAGTATATGGCAAATGGTGATGGTGAAAGCCTGATCGAATTTGAGGGTGCAGTAGAAGATTTTAAAAAAAGCTCTGAGAAATATTTAAGCTCAGAAGAATCAGCAGAGGGAAAAAAGGTAGGAGAAAACCTTGTTTCAGCTGAGGCACAATATTATGAGATGGCTTCAGAGGCTTTTCTTTTAATAAGAGATGAACAAATGGTCAAGGTCAGGTTATTGATGCAGGAAAAAGGGAATCCGCTTATCTTCAGCCTGAACTCTGCAGCTGAGGATGCGATTGAGTACCAGCAAGATGCTTTGGAATCAACAAGTGAAACCTTGTCTGGGAATGTACAGAAGGTAGCCATGCTGATTATTATCCTAAGTGCGGCAGCGTTTGTTATGGGAATCGCCATTGCGCTGCAAATAAGCCGAATGATTTCCAAGCCTGTTCAGCTGGTCTCCCAGGCAGCAAAGCAGGTGGCCCAAGGGAACCTGGCTGTTGAAAAAATGAATGTGAAGAACAAGGATGAAATCGGTGAGTTGGCCGGGGCTTTTAACGAGATGACGACCAATTTAAGGGAACTGATCTTCAAAGTAAGCAGTACATCCGAGCAGGTTGCAGCATCTGCTGAAGAGATGATGGCAAGTACGGAACAGACCAATTCTGCTACGCACCAGGTAGCAACGGCAATCCAGGAGGTTGCAGGCGGTGCAGAGCTCCAGAGCAAAAATACAGAAGAAAGTGCGAAAGCGGTAGGTGAGATGTCAGGCGGTATCCAGCGGGTCGCTGAAACAACTTCTACCGTTGCTGAGTCGGCGGCTGAAACGGCAAAACAAGCACAGGTCGGCCAGGAATCTCTGGAAAAAGTAATAGAGAAGATGAAGTCGATCAATGATACGACAAGCGAAACCAATGGGGTCATCAAAGACCTGGATCGGAAATCAGCGGAAATCGGCAAAATCATCGAAGTCATCACCGGCATCGCTGACCAGACGAATTTGCTGGCGCTAAACGCAGCCATTGAAGCCGCAAGAGCTGGGGAGCATGGCAAAGGCTTTGCTGTTGTTGCTGATGAAGTAAGGAAATTGGCTGAGTTATCGAGACAATCAGCCAGCCAGATTTCCGGCTTGATCGAGGTTATTCAAAAAGAAACCCATCAAGTTGTGGAAATGATGAATAAAGGAACGGTCGAGATCTCAGAAGGGTCGTTATTAGTTGAGGATACGGGTCGCACATTTGAAGAGATTCTAAAATCGATCGAAAATGTCAGCGAGGAAATTCAGGAGGTATCCGCGATTTCTGAGGAGATGTCGGCAAGTGTTCAGCAGGTAAATGCCTCAATCGATGAGGTAACCAAAATTGCCCGCGATTCCGTAGCAAGCACTGCAGAAATTGCATCCGCAACGGAGGAACAGCTGGCATCAATGGAAGAAGTCGCCTCATCATCAGCTTCACTCGCAAGTCTGGCGGAGAACCTGAGAGAGATGGTCGCCAAATTCAAAATTTAA
- a CDS encoding alpha/beta fold hydrolase has translation MLDYRLYKGRGSEYIVLLHGIGGNSNIFYKQLKPFLKKYNIVAINMPGHGKSPDIDSYKGSFSFDLIIREILKIMDHLSIHKAHFVGVSLGTIIVHHLLQTEPARVRSAVLGGAITRLNLLAKSLIKLAWLIRNFIPFMWLYRILAWILMPRGNHKGSRRFFIQEAYKMKRKNFLAWYPLAGDVETTYSNVQEKSSDVPKLYISGAEDHMFVRELAEDLHGDESSDLMILERCGHVCNIDKADDFNQRALEFMDKHEIKQANIS, from the coding sequence ATGCTAGATTACAGATTGTATAAGGGCCGCGGCTCGGAGTATATTGTTCTGCTGCACGGAATTGGCGGGAACTCGAATATTTTTTACAAGCAGCTAAAACCATTCCTGAAAAAATATAATATAGTCGCGATTAACATGCCTGGGCATGGAAAATCACCTGACATAGATTCCTATAAGGGCAGCTTTTCTTTTGATTTGATTATCAGAGAGATTCTCAAGATAATGGACCACCTTTCAATCCACAAGGCCCATTTTGTCGGCGTTTCGCTGGGAACGATCATCGTCCATCATCTGCTGCAGACGGAGCCCGCACGTGTGAGGTCAGCAGTCCTTGGCGGAGCAATCACCCGATTAAACCTATTAGCAAAATCACTGATCAAACTCGCCTGGTTAATAAGGAACTTCATTCCATTCATGTGGCTGTACCGCATATTGGCCTGGATTCTGATGCCTCGTGGTAACCATAAAGGCTCAAGAAGATTTTTCATCCAGGAAGCCTATAAGATGAAACGAAAGAATTTCCTCGCCTGGTATCCTCTTGCCGGAGATGTCGAAACCACCTATAGCAATGTGCAGGAAAAAAGCTCAGATGTCCCAAAGCTTTATATCTCAGGGGCTGAGGACCATATGTTTGTCAGGGAATTAGCAGAAGACCTTCACGGGGACGAAAGCTCCGATCTGATGATTCTCGAGCGGTGCGGTCATGTCTGCAATATAGATAAAGCTGATGATTTCAACCAGCGGGCACTCGAATTCATGGATAAGCATGAAATCAAACAAGCAAATATTAGTTAG